The region TTTCATCAAAATCCTTAATGATTTTTTCCGCTGTCCTTAATCCAATTATTTTCTTGAAAAAATTTGATTGCTCCTGATTATTTCAAATAATTTAACAAGCATCAGCCAAACCAAAATTCCGGAGGCAATTCCAGTTATGTCTGCAAATAAATCAATCCCATCCATTGACCTTCCAGGCACAAAATATTGATGTATTTCATCTATAATCCCTGTATTAATTCCAAAAATAACAGAATATTTAGCCATTTTATCAAAATTATCCGAAGAAACATTTAAAGCGAAAGCTAATAGAAATCCGAGCACACTATATTCAACTATATGTGCAGTTTTATCAAAACCTTGTATATTAACAAAGATAGGTCCACTGGAAAGAAACCATATAATCCCATTATAAATACCAGCTGGTACAAATCTTACGTATTTCATCTCATATTTTACCCTAATTTCAAATCCTACTAAATGATTATAAACCAGAAATTTAAGCACATACAGTTTATAACAAATTATAATTTTAAAAGCATTTAGTCAGGTTTGGAAATCACCTTTATAGTTATTTTTTAAAAACAATAATTTAACATTTTCATGAATAAAATATTAAAATAAAAATTTATAGTTTTTCTAAATTATATCCATATACTTATATATCGATTCATGAAAGTTCAATCCTGATAAATGTAAGCGATTCTTTAACATGAGACATTTCTTGCAATCATGCATGAATATATCATCATGATATGCAAAATATAGAAATAATGTTATATTCAGGCAATTGTATAGTAATGTAATAATTGTTCATCAAATTGTTGTATTTCACAAACTAATGTATATAATTTAAATTACAGCTTATTTACAGCTAAATTAAGTTAGACGATATTTTTGGGTCGGGAAAGAGTGTGTTTGGGGAGTGAGACAAGTGTTAAAAACTAGAGATTTGGGAAGGACAACGTCTGTCAGAAGATGGACACAGACTGCGGTAGATTGTTACAAGAGAGGATGCGTTTGCTCAGGTTGTTTTTATAGTGACTTCTTTAAAGAAAGCCCTCAAAGATGTCAAATGAAAGCAACTGTACTGGAATTGGTAAGAGTATTAGGAAGACCTAACGTTGAACCATTGGATGCAATAATTGGCAGTTAAATAATTTTTCCACGCAAATAATGCTTTATCGGGGCTTAGTCCCCGATTTTCATTTTATCAATTACCTACTGGATTACAGGTTTATGTCAAATATGCTATATTAAGGACAGCGAAAAAAAACATTAAAGATTTTGATGAAAAAATGCGAAGCGGGAGTGAAATTTTCGGGAAGAGCAGCTTCGCTGGTCTGGACCGAAAACAAAACTCATTCTATCTTTGGTTATTTTTGTAGCCTGCTTCTTATAACCAGTTATTACGTCCTTAACATAGTAAACTTAATGGATAGAATACGTATGGAATGCAAGAAAAATAACTTTTTTGATTCAACTATTAATGACCGTCTTGAAGAAACAATACAAGTACTATCAAGATTAAAAGAGTTTACAACAGATATTGAGCAAGCTGCTCAAATAATTCTTAATTGCTTTAAGTCGGGAAATAAACTTTTGATTTGCGGAAATGGGGGCAGTGCAGCTGATGCTCAGCATATAGCCGCGGAATTCGTTGGAAAGTTTTATAAAATAGATAGGCCAGCTCTACCTGCAATTGCATTAAATACAAATACATCAATTATTACTGCAATAGGAAATGATTTTGGTTACGACGGAACATTCAAAAGACAAGTAGAAGCTTTTGGCCAAAAAGAAGATGTGCTATTAGCCATATCAACAAGTGGAAATTCTTTAAACGTAATTGAAGCTATAAAAGCAGCCACTGCAAAAGAAATGATTATAATATCTTTAACAGGACAAACAGGTGGTGAAATGGCTAAGGTGTCTCACATAACAATAAAAGTTCCCAGTACCAATACACCAATTATTCAAAATGCTCACATTACTATTTGTCATACTATATGTGAAATAGTTGAAAACTATTTTTAGTTAGCTCAAATAAAGTAAATATTCTACATTTGCTGCATATTTAAAGGATTATAATTACCAGGATCCTTTAATAAAACTTTGCCTGGAATTCCTGCATGATGAACCTTAGGAATTAACTCCTTTGCACTTATTTCAATAGGTTCTTCTTTATCATCATCTGTATCATTGTATATGAAATGTAACTCACCATTTTGATCAACTTTTGATCCTATTATTGTAATTTCATGACCACCAATAATCTTGTTTTGCTGGTCAATTTGAGTTATTCCGACAACCACGTTTGATCCTGATTTTAAAGAATCTAGCAAGTGTTTCTGAGTCGTTTGCAAATCATTATTATAACCTTTTAGATAATTATTTCCTGCTTCATCAGATTCTACTATCTGATAGGTAATGGAAGTCTTTTTCTCTCCACTATCTATTATAGTTTCAGCAAAGTTTTTCTCAACCTCAACTAATCCTTTATTATCAGGAACGTGATCACCTGCACGTATATCAGTAAGACTATTATAACCATTTGCACTACCTAACTGCATTACTGTTGATTGCATTAATGCATCTATAGCAGACCTGGAACTGAGTTGTCTATAAGTATTTTGCACTCTAGCTCGAATTATTGCATTTCTATCAGGCCTTAATGTAACCTCAACATTATTTTGATCAATTGGTCTATATTCAACACCAAAATTAACCAACGTATTAATTGCATTTGTTGGGTTAGGATCAATACTGCTAAGATTAACTTTTGTTTTAACGCTTAAATCAGGACTGGTCAAACTGGCAATATATCTTGCAAACTCAGCAGGCTTTTTA is a window of Candidatus Melainabacteria bacterium RIFOXYA2_FULL_32_9 DNA encoding:
- a CDS encoding phosphoheptose isomerase, which encodes MECKKNNFFDSTINDRLEETIQVLSRLKEFTTDIEQAAQIILNCFKSGNKLLICGNGGSAADAQHIAAEFVGKFYKIDRPALPAIALNTNTSIITAIGNDFGYDGTFKRQVEAFGQKEDVLLAISTSGNSLNVIEAIKAATAKEMIIISLTGQTGGEMAKVSHITIKVPSTNTPIIQNAHITICHTICEIVENYF